From the Desulfarculaceae bacterium genome, one window contains:
- a CDS encoding ABC transporter substrate-binding protein encodes MKKALLIIALMAAACLLLTPAAMAKDIKVGGIFDQTGPTGAVGADYQKGAVAATKFWNDKGGIDGIKLDLISNDYAYKIPEALNLYKKYKDVDRVYVIQGWGTGDTNALRPLVNRDKIVFFSASYDGNLTSPKKNPYNFFIGTSYSTAIRLAMIYAKEKGAKKVVFIYPDHPYGKNPIPAGKDYAKKLGLNIGPDEIVSLRAMDATSQLLHMKKFNPDFAWIGGTTPSTAVIIKDAAKHGLTTKFVINCWGFDENLPRLAGKAAEGRAFGMLPVAPFGADVPGMKDVVASAGGKNYTLHYVKSWVSVMVMVEGLKRAKKAGKLNGPGLRAALETLKDFNTGGLCAPITYTPEDHRPNTSMAIGGIKDGKIFLVKDVNFPRKKEYIGW; translated from the coding sequence GGCCAAGGACATCAAGGTGGGCGGCATCTTCGACCAGACCGGCCCCACCGGCGCGGTGGGCGCGGACTATCAGAAGGGCGCCGTGGCAGCCACCAAGTTCTGGAACGACAAGGGGGGAATCGACGGCATCAAGTTGGACCTGATCTCCAACGACTACGCCTACAAGATCCCCGAGGCTCTGAACCTGTACAAGAAGTACAAGGACGTTGACAGGGTTTACGTGATTCAGGGCTGGGGCACCGGCGACACCAACGCCCTTCGGCCCCTGGTCAACCGCGACAAGATCGTGTTCTTCAGCGCGTCCTATGACGGCAACCTGACCAGCCCCAAGAAGAACCCCTACAACTTCTTCATCGGCACCAGCTACTCCACGGCCATCCGTTTGGCCATGATCTACGCCAAGGAGAAGGGCGCCAAGAAGGTGGTCTTCATCTACCCCGACCACCCCTATGGCAAGAACCCCATCCCGGCCGGCAAGGACTACGCCAAGAAGCTGGGCCTGAACATCGGCCCGGACGAGATCGTCAGCCTGCGGGCCATGGACGCCACCAGCCAGTTGCTGCACATGAAGAAGTTCAACCCGGACTTCGCCTGGATCGGCGGCACCACCCCCTCCACCGCGGTGATCATCAAGGACGCGGCCAAGCACGGCCTGACCACCAAGTTCGTGATCAACTGCTGGGGCTTTGACGAGAACCTGCCCCGCCTGGCCGGCAAGGCGGCCGAGGGCCGCGCCTTCGGTATGCTGCCCGTGGCGCCCTTCGGGGCCGACGTGCCCGGCATGAAGGACGTGGTGGCTTCGGCCGGCGGCAAGAACTACACCCTGCACTACGTGAAGTCCTGGGTGTCGGTCATGGTCATGGTCGAGGGCCTCAAGCGCGCCAAGAAGGCCGGCAAGCTCAACGGCCCGGGCCTCAGGGCCGCTCTGGAGACCTTGAAGGACTTCAACACCGGCGGGCTCTGCGCGCCCATCACCTACACCCCCGAGGATCACCGCCCCAACACCTCCATGGCTATTGGTGGCATCAAGGACGGCAAGATCTTCCTGGTCAAGGACGTGAACTTCCCGCGCAAGAAGGAGTACATCGGCTGGTAG
- a CDS encoding ABC transporter ATP-binding protein: MPLLSVNNIEVIYDDVILVLKGLSLTVEEGQIVAVLGANGAGKTTTLKAISGLLKTEEGEVTDGAIEFDGKQINLLEPEEIVKRGIFQVMEGRRVFEDLTAKENLIAAAHTQKCSRGELEKRIEQVYHYFPRLKERESGLAGYLSGGEQQMLVIGRGMMAKPRLMMLDEPSLGLSPLLVGEIFEIIGKLNKELGTTILLVEQNARMALNIADHGYIMENGKIVLDDTTEKLKSNEDVKRFYLGMTDVGTKRSYRDVKHYKRRKRWLT; the protein is encoded by the coding sequence ATGCCGCTGTTGTCGGTGAACAACATCGAGGTCATCTACGATGACGTGATCCTGGTGCTCAAGGGCCTGTCGCTCACCGTGGAGGAGGGCCAGATCGTGGCCGTGCTGGGGGCCAACGGGGCGGGCAAGACCACCACCCTGAAAGCCATCAGCGGTCTTTTGAAGACCGAAGAGGGCGAGGTCACCGACGGGGCCATCGAGTTCGACGGCAAGCAGATAAATCTGCTGGAGCCCGAGGAGATCGTCAAGCGGGGCATCTTCCAGGTCATGGAAGGACGCCGGGTCTTCGAGGACCTCACGGCCAAGGAGAACCTCATCGCCGCGGCCCACACCCAGAAGTGCTCCCGCGGCGAGCTGGAAAAACGCATCGAGCAGGTCTATCACTACTTCCCCCGCCTCAAGGAGCGCGAGAGCGGCCTGGCCGGCTACCTGAGCGGCGGGGAGCAGCAGATGCTGGTGATCGGCCGGGGCATGATGGCCAAGCCCCGTTTGATGATGCTCGACGAGCCTTCCCTGGGGCTTAGCCCCCTGCTGGTGGGCGAGATTTTCGAGATCATCGGCAAGCTCAACAAGGAGCTGGGCACCACCATCCTGTTGGTTGAGCAGAACGCCCGCATGGCGCTGAACATCGCCGACCACGGCTACATCATGGAAAATGGCAAGATCGTCCTGGACGACACCACCGAGAAACTGAAAAGCAACGAGGACGTGAAGCGCTTTTATCTGGGCATGACCGACGTGGGCACCAAGCGCTCTTACCGCGATGTGAAGCATTATAAGCGCCGCAAGCGCTGGCTCACTTAG
- a CDS encoding AMP-binding protein, protein MPDKDRTSGYLRPELETMDPQARQEYLDGRVADIVAHAYANAPGFKKVMDSVGAQPGDITSVADLPKLPVNKKSELVSAQQADLPFGGLMGSSMDNVRRIYISPGPIYEPADKTYSDDRWAQALYAGGFRSGDIAQVTFNFNMVPFAFNLDESLNSLGCVSVPTGVGNTELQVQIMKDLQVQGYLGTPSFLAAIADKAEAMGLDPLKDLNLQVAFVAAEALPSSLRAELEERLGMTVRQCYGTAELNCLSLECYHMGGMHLAQDCVVEVVDPETGQPVEEGEIGEVVATIFNKTYPLIRLGTGDLTSLTYDTCACGRTSPKMVGWLGRVDQVTKVRGMFVRPENVQQVAAKFPQVEAFQLVVTRESNQDVMTLVCELTEAGVDREELRGDIERELKEILRVKGQVNFQQKGQLPEGCKVIDDQRKWD, encoded by the coding sequence ATGCCGGACAAGGATCGCACCAGCGGGTATCTGCGGCCCGAGCTGGAGACCATGGACCCCCAGGCCCGCCAGGAGTACCTGGACGGCCGGGTGGCCGATATCGTGGCCCACGCCTATGCCAACGCCCCGGGGTTCAAGAAGGTCATGGACTCGGTGGGCGCCCAGCCGGGCGACATCACCTCGGTGGCCGACCTGCCCAAGCTGCCGGTGAACAAGAAGTCCGAGCTGGTCTCCGCCCAGCAGGCGGACCTGCCCTTCGGCGGCCTGATGGGCTCGTCCATGGACAACGTCAGGCGCATCTACATCTCGCCCGGACCTATCTACGAACCGGCGGACAAGACCTATAGCGACGACCGCTGGGCCCAGGCTTTGTATGCCGGCGGCTTCCGCTCGGGTGACATCGCCCAAGTGACCTTCAACTTCAACATGGTGCCTTTCGCTTTCAACCTGGACGAGTCGCTCAACTCCCTGGGCTGCGTCAGCGTGCCCACCGGCGTGGGCAACACCGAGCTTCAGGTGCAGATAATGAAGGACCTCCAGGTGCAGGGCTACCTGGGCACCCCCAGCTTCCTGGCCGCCATCGCCGACAAGGCCGAGGCCATGGGCCTGGACCCCCTGAAGGACCTGAACCTGCAAGTGGCCTTCGTGGCCGCCGAGGCGCTGCCCAGCAGCCTGCGCGCCGAGCTGGAGGAGCGCCTGGGCATGACCGTGCGCCAGTGCTACGGCACCGCCGAGCTGAACTGCCTGAGCCTGGAGTGCTACCACATGGGCGGCATGCACCTGGCCCAGGACTGCGTGGTGGAGGTGGTGGACCCGGAGACCGGCCAGCCGGTGGAAGAGGGTGAGATCGGCGAGGTGGTGGCCACCATCTTCAACAAGACCTATCCTCTGATCCGCCTGGGCACCGGCGACCTGACCTCCCTGACCTATGACACCTGCGCCTGCGGCCGCACCTCGCCCAAGATGGTGGGATGGCTGGGCCGGGTGGACCAGGTGACCAAGGTGCGCGGCATGTTCGTGCGCCCGGAGAACGTGCAGCAGGTGGCGGCCAAGTTCCCCCAGGTGGAGGCCTTCCAACTGGTGGTGACCCGCGAATCCAACCAGGACGTGATGACTCTGGTGTGCGAGCTGACCGAGGCAGGCGTGGACCGCGAGGAGCTTCGGGGCGACATCGAGCGGGAGCTCAAGGAGATCCTCCGCGTAAAGGGCCAGGTCAACTTCCAGCAGAAGGGCCAATTGCCCGAGGGGTGCAAGGTTATCGACGACCAAAGGAAATGGGATTAG
- a CDS encoding propionyl-CoA synthetase: protein MATYEEVFRRSIEDPDGFWGEAAENITWVKKWDKVLDDSNKPFYRWFTGGELNTCYNAIDRHVEAGRGDQTAIIYDSPVTGTVQKISYAEFLDQVSRLAGGLKSLGVTKGDTVVIYMPMVPQALTAMLACARIGAVHSVVFGGFAPKELAVRINDAAPKVMISASCGIEGKKIIAYKPLLDRAIELATHKPSHCIILKRPQVEAELTPGRDVDYDDLVAGAEPAECVTVAATDPLYILYTSGTTGLPKGIVRDNGGHAVALYWTMKNVYAVEPGDVYWAASDVGWVVGHSYIVYAPLLYGATTIVYEGKPVGTPDAGAFWRVISQHGVKVLFTAPTAFRAIKREDSKGELLKEYDLGDFEALYLAGERTDPDTYQWAADLLQRPVIDHWWQTETAWSIAGNCRGIELLPIKPGSATKAAPGYDVTILSPDNEPVEPNTPGVVAVKLPLPPACLPTLWHDDKRFLESYLAPFPGYYFTGDEGYIDQDGYVFIMGRVDDVINVAGHRLSTGAMEEVIATHPDVAECAVIGAADSFKGQLPVGFAVLKAGIKRDPEEIRAELVQMVRDQIGAVASFKQVAIVDRLPKTRSGKILRGTMRKIADGSKYTVPSTIDDPTSLDEIGTALQGIGYPKSE, encoded by the coding sequence ATGGCGACCTACGAGGAGGTGTTTCGGCGGAGCATCGAGGACCCCGACGGCTTTTGGGGTGAGGCAGCGGAAAACATCACTTGGGTCAAAAAATGGGACAAGGTGCTGGACGACAGCAACAAGCCCTTTTATCGCTGGTTCACCGGGGGAGAGCTGAACACCTGCTACAACGCCATCGACCGCCACGTGGAGGCGGGCCGGGGCGATCAGACCGCCATCATCTATGACAGCCCGGTAACCGGCACCGTTCAAAAGATCAGCTACGCCGAGTTCCTGGACCAGGTATCGCGCCTGGCCGGGGGGCTCAAGTCCCTGGGCGTGACCAAGGGCGACACCGTGGTCATCTACATGCCCATGGTGCCTCAGGCCCTCACCGCCATGCTGGCCTGCGCCCGCATCGGCGCGGTGCATTCGGTGGTCTTCGGCGGCTTCGCGCCCAAGGAGCTGGCGGTGCGCATCAACGACGCCGCCCCCAAGGTTATGATCAGCGCCTCCTGCGGCATCGAGGGCAAGAAGATCATCGCCTACAAGCCGCTGTTGGACCGGGCCATCGAGCTGGCCACCCACAAGCCGTCCCATTGCATCATCCTAAAGCGGCCCCAAGTCGAGGCCGAGCTTACCCCAGGCCGCGACGTGGACTACGACGATCTGGTGGCGGGGGCCGAGCCCGCCGAGTGCGTCACCGTGGCCGCCACGGACCCGCTCTACATTCTCTACACCTCGGGCACCACCGGCCTGCCCAAGGGCATCGTGCGCGACAACGGCGGCCACGCCGTGGCCCTGTACTGGACCATGAAGAACGTCTACGCCGTGGAGCCCGGCGACGTGTACTGGGCGGCCAGCGACGTGGGCTGGGTGGTGGGCCACTCCTATATCGTCTACGCCCCCCTGCTCTACGGCGCCACCACCATCGTCTACGAGGGCAAGCCCGTGGGCACCCCGGACGCCGGGGCCTTCTGGCGGGTGATCAGCCAGCACGGGGTCAAGGTGCTCTTCACCGCGCCCACCGCCTTCAGGGCCATCAAGCGCGAGGACTCCAAGGGCGAGCTGCTCAAAGAGTACGACCTGGGAGACTTCGAGGCGCTCTACCTGGCCGGCGAGCGCACCGACCCGGACACCTACCAATGGGCCGCGGACCTGTTGCAGCGCCCGGTGATCGACCACTGGTGGCAAACCGAGACCGCCTGGTCCATCGCGGGCAACTGCCGGGGCATCGAGCTGTTGCCCATCAAGCCGGGTTCGGCCACCAAGGCGGCTCCGGGCTATGACGTGACCATCCTCTCGCCGGACAACGAGCCGGTGGAGCCCAACACCCCGGGCGTGGTGGCGGTGAAGCTGCCTCTGCCCCCGGCCTGTCTGCCCACCCTGTGGCACGACGACAAGCGCTTCCTGGAGTCCTACCTGGCCCCCTTCCCTGGCTACTACTTCACCGGGGACGAGGGCTACATCGACCAGGACGGCTACGTGTTCATCATGGGCCGGGTGGACGACGTGATCAACGTGGCGGGCCACCGCCTGTCCACCGGGGCCATGGAAGAGGTGATCGCCACCCATCCCGACGTGGCCGAGTGCGCGGTCATCGGCGCGGCCGACAGCTTCAAGGGCCAGCTCCCGGTGGGCTTCGCGGTGCTCAAGGCAGGTATCAAGCGCGACCCCGAGGAGATTCGGGCCGAGCTGGTGCAGATGGTGCGCGACCAGATCGGCGCGGTGGCCTCCTTCAAGCAGGTGGCCATAGTGGACCGCCTGCCCAAGACCCGCTCGGGCAAGATCCTCCGGGGTACCATGCGCAAGATCGCCGACGGGTCCAAGTACACCGTGCCCTCCACCATCGACGATCCCACCAGCCTGGACGAGATCGGCACCGCCCTCCAGGGCATCGGCTATCCCAAGAGCGAATAA
- a CDS encoding DUF1847 domain-containing protein, whose amino-acid sequence MSQQQEPKHPACAACKIPSHKRVCLVGEGGVGIEGCPSLHQAEALAVANAKYEDPELAEFARQASIQEATAYGNRHARPFVLSPCKSRIQEIWEFAQRMGYKKLGLAFCVGLRREAATVAQILEDKGFEVVSAACKAGATPKEMLGLREQDKIKQGSFETLCNPVFQAELLNQAGCEFNIALGLCVGHDSMFFMNVKAPSTVLAVKDRLLGHNPLAAIYLSDHYYSRLKGPAPEPTDD is encoded by the coding sequence ATGAGCCAACAGCAAGAGCCCAAGCACCCCGCCTGCGCCGCCTGCAAGATTCCCAGCCACAAAAGGGTTTGCCTGGTGGGCGAGGGTGGAGTGGGCATCGAGGGCTGTCCCAGCCTGCATCAGGCCGAGGCCCTGGCCGTGGCCAACGCCAAGTACGAGGACCCGGAGCTGGCCGAGTTCGCCCGCCAGGCCTCCATCCAGGAGGCCACCGCCTATGGCAACCGCCATGCGCGGCCCTTTGTGCTCAGCCCCTGCAAGAGCCGCATTCAGGAGATCTGGGAGTTCGCCCAGCGCATGGGCTATAAGAAGCTGGGCCTGGCCTTTTGCGTGGGTCTGCGCAGAGAGGCGGCCACCGTGGCCCAGATCCTGGAGGACAAGGGCTTCGAGGTGGTTTCGGCGGCCTGCAAGGCCGGGGCCACGCCCAAGGAGATGCTGGGTCTCAGGGAGCAGGACAAGATCAAGCAGGGCAGCTTCGAGACCCTGTGCAACCCGGTGTTCCAAGCCGAACTGCTCAACCAGGCGGGCTGCGAGTTCAATATCGCCCTGGGCCTGTGCGTGGGCCATGATTCCATGTTCTTCATGAACGTCAAGGCGCCCAGCACGGTGCTGGCGGTCAAGGACCGGCTGTTGGGCCACAATCCCCTGGCCGCCATCTACCTGTCGGACCACTATTACTCCAGGCTGAAGGGCCCGGCGCCGGAGCCAACGGACGACTAG
- a CDS encoding tetratricopeptide repeat protein codes for MIPHNPNSLWKRLGKAAIAWALLLLLAGGLPSSLWAQSSGMKSDPSDVLERNLDPTTRMNLMSLDGPVFKPLPEDDLRVGASASIVGNHKYAIKRLTEAIDSGGLPLDKLSQAYTSRGISKARSNHLAEAVYDFAKALEADPSNAPAHYYLGETLRNLGLFTEAVVALNQAVALKPNYAKAYYLRGTVWMLKGENKLAADDFSLAIKHDPSIADAYYMRAEALEKMGLYKRALADLKTFQVHNPLDLSVALMIEELQKRLGRGGNPS; via the coding sequence ATGATTCCGCATAACCCCAATAGCCTCTGGAAACGTCTAGGCAAGGCGGCGATTGCCTGGGCGCTGCTGCTCCTGCTGGCCGGCGGGCTTCCCTCTTCGCTTTGGGCCCAAAGCTCGGGCATGAAAAGCGACCCCAGCGACGTGCTGGAGAGGAACCTGGACCCAACCACCCGCATGAACCTGATGAGCCTGGACGGCCCGGTGTTCAAGCCCCTGCCCGAGGATGACCTCCGGGTGGGCGCCTCGGCCTCCATCGTGGGCAACCACAAATACGCCATCAAGCGCCTGACCGAGGCCATCGACTCGGGCGGGCTGCCCCTGGACAAGCTCTCCCAGGCCTACACCAGCCGGGGCATCTCCAAGGCGCGCAGCAACCACCTGGCCGAGGCGGTCTACGACTTCGCCAAGGCCCTGGAGGCCGACCCCTCCAACGCCCCGGCCCACTACTACCTGGGCGAGACCCTGCGCAACCTGGGGCTGTTCACCGAGGCGGTGGTGGCCCTGAACCAGGCGGTGGCCTTGAAGCCCAACTACGCCAAGGCCTACTACCTCAGGGGCACGGTGTGGATGCTCAAGGGCGAGAACAAGCTGGCCGCCGACGACTTCAGCCTGGCCATCAAGCACGACCCCTCCATCGCCGACGCCTATTACATGCGCGCCGAGGCCCTGGAAAAGATGGGGCTGTACAAGCGGGCCCTGGCCGACCTCAAGACCTTCCAGGTGCACAACCCCCTGGACCTGAGCGTCGCCCTGATGATCGAGGAGCTGCAAAAGCGCCTCGGCCGGGGCGGCAACCCCTCCTAG
- a CDS encoding PEP-CTERM sorting domain-containing protein (PEP-CTERM proteins occur, often in large numbers, in the proteomes of bacteria that also encode an exosortase, a predicted intramembrane cysteine proteinase. The presence of a PEP-CTERM domain at a protein's C-terminus predicts cleavage within the sorting domain, followed by covalent anchoring to some some component of the (usually Gram-negative) cell surface. Many PEP-CTERM proteins exhibit an unusual sequence composition that includes large numbers of potential glycosylation sites. Expression of one such protein has been shown restore the ability of a bacterium to form floc, a type of biofilm.), which translates to MRHLKAFVFIVIFLAAALPAKADIIQTQTFGPDVPDYFPVMFFNQYNGNLADLTGIVVELSLTTVGGLAQVDNESAPVANVHVDFGTSGWLISGGPLLPTVLTNPAAPVTAVVGGDYSLGSDDGDGVGVQSGGIDYGELPGANITNSLSGNVVASAWSDYVGAGTFNITGVIGTYLSVTGASGISQGSTPPTVNGFITVTYQTAGGSGGAGTPEPATLLLLTSGLGGLAAWRVRRRRKATERS; encoded by the coding sequence GTGCGCCACCTCAAAGCTTTTGTCTTCATTGTGATTTTCCTGGCTGCGGCCCTTCCCGCCAAGGCTGACATCATCCAGACCCAAACCTTTGGTCCGGATGTTCCCGATTACTTTCCGGTGATGTTTTTCAACCAGTATAACGGGAACTTGGCCGATCTGACCGGCATCGTGGTGGAGCTGAGCCTCACAACGGTGGGCGGCCTGGCCCAGGTGGACAACGAGAGCGCCCCCGTGGCCAACGTCCATGTGGACTTCGGCACCAGCGGCTGGCTCATCTCCGGCGGGCCTTTGTTGCCCACCGTGCTCACCAACCCGGCCGCGCCGGTGACCGCCGTGGTCGGCGGCGACTACAGCCTGGGCTCGGATGACGGCGACGGCGTGGGCGTGCAAAGCGGCGGCATCGACTACGGTGAGCTGCCCGGCGCCAACATCACCAACAGTCTCTCGGGCAACGTGGTTGCCAGCGCCTGGTCCGATTACGTGGGCGCGGGCACCTTTAACATCACCGGGGTGATCGGCACTTACCTGAGCGTGACCGGCGCCAGCGGCATCTCTCAGGGCAGCACCCCGCCCACGGTGAACGGGTTTATAACCGTCACCTACCAGACCGCGGGTGGCAGCGGCGGCGCGGGCACCCCGGAACCGGCCACCCTGCTGCTGCTCACCAGCGGCTTGGGCGGTCTGGCCGCTTGGCGGGTTCGCCGCCGGCGCAAGGCCACGGAGCGGAGCTAG
- a CDS encoding choice-of-anchor E domain-containing protein encodes MILALLLVALPASADIIQTQTFGPQVPDYFPVLIFNQYNGNLADLTGIVVELSLTSVGGLAQVDNESAAIANVHVDFGTSGWLISGGPLLPTVLTNPAVPVTAVTSGDYSLGADDGDGVGVQSGGIDYGELPGGSLSNSLSGNVLSTNWSDYVGASTFNITGVISTYLSVTGASGISQGSTPPTVNGSVTVTYQTVGGGASTPEPASLLLLASGLGGLAAWRVRRRRRESV; translated from the coding sequence GTGATTCTGGCCTTGCTGCTGGTGGCGCTGCCCGCGTCGGCCGACATCATCCAGACTCAAACCTTCGGCCCGCAGGTCCCCGACTACTTCCCGGTGCTGATTTTTAACCAGTACAACGGGAACTTGGCCGACCTGACCGGCATCGTGGTGGAGCTGAGCCTCACCAGCGTGGGCGGTCTGGCCCAGGTGGATAACGAGAGCGCCGCTATCGCCAACGTTCACGTTGACTTCGGCACCAGCGGCTGGCTGATCTCCGGCGGGCCTCTGTTGCCCACCGTGCTGACCAACCCGGCCGTGCCGGTGACCGCCGTGACCAGCGGCGACTACAGCCTGGGCGCGGACGACGGTGACGGCGTGGGCGTGCAGAGCGGCGGCATCGACTACGGTGAGCTGCCCGGCGGCTCCCTGAGCAACAGCCTGAGCGGCAACGTGCTCTCCACCAACTGGTCCGATTACGTGGGCGCAAGCACCTTTAATATCACCGGAGTGATCAGCACTTACCTGAGCGTTACCGGCGCCAGCGGTATCTCCCAGGGCAGCACCCCGCCTACGGTGAACGGGTCCGTGACCGTCACCTATCAGACCGTGGGCGGTGGGGCCAGCACTCCTGAGCCCGCCAGCCTGCTGCTTCTGGCCAGCGGCCTGGGTGGCTTGGCCGCCTGGCGGGTCCGCCGGCGGCGCAGGGAGAGTGTCTGA
- a CDS encoding bifunctional riboflavin kinase/FAD synthetase → MLTIMGLEEFRVRHPRPVITIGNFDGVHLGHQALFAKTLERAQALDGCALAMTFEPHPMRVLRPAVNLPLITPLEQKLELMEQAGLDVTLCLRFDQDFARLSADDFVDKLLVGRLGAAEVVVGYDFSFGHKGLGDLELMGSKAERHGFALHVVGPVLVEGRPVSSTRVRQEVASGQMAAARELLGRHYQVQGSVVSGHGRGGRLLGFPTANLKVSDELLPGPGVYAVLVELEDGRLLMGANNIGNNPTFDHGGLNVETHLLDFHGDVYGQRIRLHFVERLRGEKRFESPDELKAQIGRDVDQAIAVLKPWVKAGNGEA, encoded by the coding sequence GTGCTGACCATAATGGGCCTTGAAGAGTTCCGGGTGCGCCATCCCCGGCCGGTGATCACCATCGGCAACTTCGACGGGGTGCACCTGGGCCACCAGGCCCTTTTCGCCAAGACTCTCGAGCGCGCCCAGGCCCTGGACGGCTGCGCCCTAGCCATGACCTTCGAGCCGCACCCCATGCGGGTGCTCCGGCCGGCGGTCAACCTGCCCCTTATAACCCCTTTGGAGCAAAAGCTGGAGCTGATGGAGCAGGCGGGCCTGGATGTGACCTTGTGCCTGCGTTTTGACCAGGACTTCGCCCGCCTTTCGGCCGACGACTTCGTGGACAAGCTGCTGGTGGGCCGCCTGGGCGCGGCCGAGGTGGTGGTGGGCTATGACTTCTCCTTCGGCCACAAAGGCTTGGGCGATCTGGAGCTGATGGGGTCCAAGGCCGAGCGCCACGGCTTCGCCCTGCACGTGGTGGGGCCGGTGCTGGTGGAGGGCCGCCCGGTGAGCTCCACCCGGGTGCGCCAGGAAGTGGCCTCGGGCCAGATGGCCGCCGCCCGGGAGCTTCTGGGGCGCCACTACCAGGTGCAGGGCAGCGTGGTCAGCGGCCACGGCCGGGGCGGACGTTTGCTGGGTTTCCCCACGGCCAACCTCAAGGTCTCCGACGAGCTGCTGCCCGGGCCGGGGGTTTACGCGGTGCTGGTGGAGCTGGAGGACGGCCGCCTGCTCATGGGGGCCAATAACATCGGCAACAACCCCACCTTTGACCACGGTGGGCTCAACGTGGAGACCCATCTGCTGGATTTCCACGGCGACGTCTACGGCCAGCGCATCCGGCTGCATTTCGTGGAGCGCCTGCGGGGCGAAAAGCGCTTCGAGAGCCCCGATGAGCTCAAGGCGCAGATCGGCCGCGACGTGGACCAGGCCATCGCGGTGCTGAAGCCCTGGGTCAAGGCGGGCAACGGCGAGGCGTAA
- a CDS encoding cytochrome b N-terminal domain-containing protein produces MAGFLEHIHPPRIPPERTRFSATFCLGGISFLLFLVLGATGLVLMFSYVPTPQGAAAFFASEAGDLPFAWFFRRLHFLAGQAMVITLFLHLARVLLSGAYLPPRAANWLVGLLLLVLTLALDLSGYVLRWDPATQSAATVAAGVVGSIPAVGPLFQRLLLGGPSLGEASLLRFYVLHCLALPAVVLVACLYHFWRIRRDGRPTSGL; encoded by the coding sequence ATGGCCGGGTTCCTGGAGCACATCCACCCCCCGCGCATACCCCCCGAGCGCACCCGCTTCTCGGCCACCTTCTGCCTGGGCGGCATCAGCTTTTTGCTCTTCCTGGTGCTGGGGGCCACCGGCCTGGTGCTAATGTTCTCCTACGTGCCCACCCCCCAGGGCGCGGCCGCTTTCTTCGCCTCCGAGGCTGGGGACCTGCCCTTTGCCTGGTTCTTCCGGCGGCTGCACTTCTTGGCCGGGCAGGCCATGGTCATCACCCTGTTCCTGCATCTGGCCCGGGTGCTCTTGAGCGGGGCCTACCTGCCCCCCCGCGCGGCCAACTGGCTGGTGGGTCTCTTGCTGCTGGTGCTCACCCTGGCCCTGGACCTGAGCGGCTACGTGCTGCGCTGGGACCCGGCCACCCAAAGCGCGGCCACCGTGGCCGCCGGGGTGGTGGGCTCCATCCCGGCGGTGGGCCCGCTGTTCCAGCGCCTGCTCCTGGGCGGCCCCAGCCTGGGCGAGGCCAGCCTGCTCAGGTTCTACGTGTTGCACTGCCTGGCCCTGCCTGCCGTGGTGCTGGTGGCCTGCCTCTACCACTTCTGGCGCATCCGCAGGGACGGAAGGCCTACCTCGGGGCTGTAG
- a CDS encoding Rieske 2Fe-2S domain-containing protein, whose translation MSQTTPSKASSSDPSRRGLLKGLGVFTWACLVAAAGLGIGAVLRLVSSGEGPATPGPVDLGSPSGLAVGQARDVGAVALARDGEGYFALSLVCPHLGCRPAWHQPSGRFLCPCHGSSFALDGARLSGPAPRGLSHLALEKSPNGSLIARPGSEVAPTTRLKG comes from the coding sequence TTGAGCCAAACCACCCCCAGCAAAGCAAGCTCTTCAGATCCCAGCCGGCGCGGCTTGCTCAAGGGCCTGGGCGTGTTCACCTGGGCCTGCCTGGTGGCCGCGGCGGGGCTGGGCATCGGCGCGGTGTTGCGCCTGGTGTCCTCGGGCGAAGGCCCGGCCACGCCCGGCCCGGTGGACCTGGGCTCGCCCTCCGGCCTGGCCGTGGGGCAGGCGCGGGACGTGGGGGCGGTGGCCCTGGCCCGCGACGGCGAGGGCTACTTCGCGCTCAGCCTGGTCTGCCCCCACCTGGGCTGCCGCCCGGCCTGGCACCAACCGAGCGGCCGCTTCCTGTGCCCCTGCCACGGCTCCTCCTTTGCCCTGGACGGCGCGCGCCTTTCCGGCCCCGCCCCCCGGGGCCTGAGTCACCTGGCCTTGGAAAAAAGCCCCAACGGCTCGCTCATCGCCCGGCCGGGCTCGGAGGTGGCCCCCACCACGAGGCTGAAGGGCTAA